One Spea bombifrons isolate aSpeBom1 chromosome 1, aSpeBom1.2.pri, whole genome shotgun sequence DNA window includes the following coding sequences:
- the LOC128477868 gene encoding homeobox protein notochord-like, translating into MLHNPVFPGYVHSFSEPPNIPVVTEVQRSSKLSFNIDSILAKKDTAASKVAPEMPAWQPPCPPPVPYGCAYGVAPYPPVWVYRPTPGYPHLAPQHQPARAPCPCPDPFCQDKGIAYTHYSNSSMDSLPWQTGQCKMKRVRTVFTPEQLDRLEKEFLKQQYMVGTERVDLASTLNLSETQVKVWFQNRRIKWRKQSQEQKKAKLSQFGVIPADSTGQTEERNPEEQKRG; encoded by the exons ATGCTGCACAATCCTGTGTTTCCTGGTTATGTGCACTCCTTCTCCGAACCACCCAACATTCCTGTGGTCACGGAGGTTCAGAGGAGCTCTAAGCTTTCCTTCAACATAGACTCCATCCTGGCCAAGAAGGATACAGCTGCTTCCAAGGTGGCACCAGAGATGCCAGCATGGCAACCACCCTGTCCTCCTCCAGTGCCCTATGGATGTGCCTATGGTGTGGCACCCTACCCACCTGTGTGGGTTTACCGACCAACACCAGGCTACCCGCACCTGGCACCCCAACACCAGCCAGCTAGAGCACCCTGCCCATGCCCAGACCCCTTCTGCCAAGATAAAG GAATTGCTTACACACATTACAGCAACAGCTCTATGGATTCCCTGCCTTGGCAGACAGGACAGTGCAAAATGAAAAGGGTCAGGACAGTTTTCACCCCAGAGCAGCTGGACAGACTGGAGAAGGAATTCCTCAAACAGCAGTACATGGTGGGCACCGAAAGAGTAGATCTGGCCTCTACACTGAACCTCTCTGAAACACAG GTGAAAGTCTGGTTCCAGAACCGCCGTATCAAATGGAGGAAACAGAGTCAAGAACAGAAGAAGGCCAAATTGTCTCAGTTTGGGGTAATCCCTGCAGACTCAACAGGCCAAACAGAAGAGAGAAATCCAGAGGAACAAAAGAGAGGATAA